The following nucleotide sequence is from Streptomyces leeuwenhoekii.
CGCCGTGGTCGAGCTGGACGGCTCGTTCATGGACCACGCGGCGTACGAGACGCTGCAGGACTGGCAGAAGACGCACACCGCGCAGGGCGGCACGGTCGACATCACCGGCCGCCGCCCCGGCATGCGCATCTCCGAGCCCGCCGACTCCGGCGACTGCCGTTGCAGCCCCTGGACGCCCTGGCGCAACCACCAGTGCCACGAACACCCGCCGGCCGCGCCCGAATCCGGCGGTGCGACGGGGGCCGCCGCCGAGCCGGGCGGGCACGAACTGGCGCGCGGCATCAGCGCGTTCCAGCGCAACACGGCCCCCCTGGTGCGCGGCGAGCTGGCCCGGCTCGCCCGGGAGGGACAGCGCCCCTCGCAGCTCTTCCTGACCTGCGCCGACTCACGGCTGGTCACCTCGATGATCACCTCCAGCGGTCCGGGCGACCTGTTCGTGGTGCGCAACGTGGGCAATCTGGTGCCGCTGCCCGGCGAGGAGAGCGGCGACGACTCGGTGTCCGCCGCGATCGAGTACGCGGTGGACGTGCTGAAGGTGCGGTCCATCACGGTCTGCGGGCACTCCGGGTGCGGCGCCATGCAGGCGTTGATGAGCTCGGAGCCGGGTGGTGCGCAGACGCCCCTCAAACGGTGGCTGCGGCACGGGCTGCCCAGCCTGGAGCGCATGGCCGGCACCGGCGGCTCCCCGGTCCGGCTGGCCGGGCGCGAGCCCGCCGACGCGGTCGAGCAGCTCTGCCTGACCAACGTGGTGCAGCAGTTGGAGCACCTGGGCGCCCACGACTCGGTACGCCGGGCCCTCCAGGCGGGTGAACTGGCGCTGCAAGGGATGTACTTCCACGTGGGCGAGGCCCAGGCGTACCTGCTCTCCGCCGAGGAGGGCGACGGGGTGTTCGCCCTCGTACAGGAGGTCGGCCAGCCCGCCTGACCCTGGCGCGGTGCAGCGGTGCGCGGTCCGCCCCGGCGCGGGCCGCGCACCGGCGTGCCGGGGGCGGCGGCGCCCGCCGGGTGCGAGCGGCCGGTCCGGCCTGAACTCCCCCCGCCCGGCATCCGTGGGTAGGGATGACCGGGGACCGCCCGGACCTCTGCCGGAGAGACCGGCACCGGGGCCCCACAGGTCTAAACCAATAACCCGTCGGCCCTTGTCACCGGCCCCTCGTGTCTGATGAGCTGTGGCCTGGGACACAGCGCACACCCTGAGAAAGGGAGATGTCGTGAGCAACGAAAGCCTGGCCAACCTGCTGCGTGAGAACCGCAGGTTCGCGCCCCCCGCCGAGCTGGCCGCGAACGCCAACGTCACGGCGGAGGCGTACGAACAGGCCAAGGCTGACAGGCTCGGCTTCTGGGCCGAGCAGGCCCGCCGGCTGAGCTGGGCCAAGGAGCCGTCCGAGACCCTCGACTGGTCGAACCCGCCGTTCGCCAAGTGGTTCAAGGACGGCACCCTCAACGTCGCGTACAACTGCGTGGACCGGCACGTGGAGGCCGGTCTCGGCGACCGCGTCGCGATCCACTTCGAGGGCGAGCCCGGCGACAGCCGCGCGATCACCTACGCCCAGCTCAAGGACGAGGTCTCCAAGGCCGCCAACGCCCTGCTGGAGCTGGGCGTCCGGAAGGGCGACCGGGTCGCCATCTACATGCCGATGATCCCGGAGACGGCGATCGCGATGCTGGCGTGCGCCCGGATCGGCGCCGCCCACTCGGTGGTCTTCGGCGGCTTCTCCTCCGACGCCCTCGCCACCCGCATCCAGGACGCCGACGCCCGGGTCGTCATCACCGCCGACGGCGGCTACCGGCGCGGCAAGCCGTCCGCCCTGAAGCCGGCCGTCGACGAGGCCGCCGAGCGGGCCGGCAACGTCGAGCACGTGCTCGTCGTCCGCCGCACCGGCCAGGACGTCGCCTGGAACGACTCCCGCGACCTGTGGTGGCACGAGGTCGTCGGACGGCAGTCCGCCGAGCACACGCCCGAGGCGTTCGAGGCGGAGCACCCGCTGTTCATCCTCTACACCTCCGGCACCACGGGGAAGCCGAAGGGCATCCTGCACACCTCCGGCGGCTACCTCACCCAGACGGCGTACACCCACTGGGCGGTCTTCGACCTCAAGCCCGAGACCGACGTGTACTGGTGCACCGCCGACGTCGGCTGGGTCACCGGCCACTCGTACATCGTCTACGGCCCGCTGGCCAACGGCGCCACCCAGGTCATGTACGAGGGCACGCCCGACACCCCGCACCAGGGCCGCTTCTGGGAGATCGTGCAGAAGTACGGGGTGACGATCCTCTACACCGCCCCGACCGCGATCCGCACCTTCATGAAGTGGGGCGACGACATCCCCGCCAAGTTCGACCTGTCCTCCCTGCGGATCCTCGGCTCGGTCGGCGAGCCGATCAACCCCGAGGCGTGGGTCTGGTACCGCAAGAACATCGGCGCGGACCGCACCCCGGTCGTCGACACCTGGTGGCAGACCGAGACCGGCGCGATGATGATCTCGCCGCTACCGGGCGTGACGGAGGCCAAGCCCGGCTCCGCCCAGCGCCCGCTGCCCGGCATCTCCGCCACCGTCGTCGACGACGAGGCGAACGAGGTGCCGAACGGCGGCGGTGGCTACCTCGTCCTCACCGAGCCGTGGCCCTCGATGCTGCGCACCATCTGGGGCGACGACCAGCGGTTCGTCGACACCTACTGGTCGCGCTTCGAGGGCAGGTACTTCGCCGGTGACGGCGCCAAGAAGGACGACGACGGCGACATCTGGCTGCTCGGACGCGTCGACGACGTGATGCTCGTCTCCGGCCACAACATCTCCACCACCGAGGTCGAGTCGGCGCTGGTCTCCCACCCGGCGGTCGCCGAGGCGGCCGTGGTGGGCGCGGCGGACGAGACGACCGGTCAGGCGATCGTGGCGTTCGTGATCCTGCGCGGCACGGCGGCGGAGACCGAGGATCTGGTCGCGGAGCTGCGGGGCCACGTCGGCGCCACGCTCGGCCCGATCGCCAAGCCCCAGCGGATCCTGCCGGTGGCGGAGCTGCCGAAGACCCGCTCCGGCAAGATCATGCGCCGTCTGCTGCGGGACGTGGCGGAGAACCGGCAGCTCGGTGACGTCACCACGCTCACCGACTCCACCGTCATGGACCTCATCCAGGCCAAGCTGCCGAAGGCCCCGAGCGAGGACTGACCTGCGCCCGGCCGGGACTGGACGGCCGCCGCGAGGGCACCCGGCGCTGTGCGCGCCGGGTGCCCTCGCGCTCCGGGACACCTCCCGGTACGAAGATCATCCGGTCAGCTCCTCGCACATTAGGTAAGCTAAGGAACGCGTAAAAGACACAACAAGATCCTCATGGTGCGCCGGGAAGTCTGGTCGGCACGTGTTCCGTGCTGCCCACAAACGGAGGTCTCCCCGTGCCCGCGCCCCGCACCACCCGCAAGCTCTTCGGCCGTCTCTCGCTGCCGGAGCGGACCTTCGTCACCGACGCGCTGCGCACCGAGACCGTGGGCGGGGTGCTGCTGCTGGCCGCCGCCATCGCGGCCCTGATCTGGGCGAACATACCCGCGCTGCACGACAGCTACGAGAGCATCAGCCACTTCCACTTCGGCCCCGGCACCCTCGGCCTGAACCTGTCGGTCGCCCACTGGGCCGCGGACGGGCTGCTCGCGATCTTCTTCTTCGTCGCCGGGATCGAGCTCAAGCGCGAACTCGTCGCCGGCGACCTCAAGGACCCCAAGGCCGCCGCCCTGCCGGTCGTGGCGGCCCTGTGCGGCATGGCCGCACCGGCGCTGGTCTACACCGTCACCAGCGTCGCCGGGGGCGGTTCCCTGGCGGGCTGGGCGGTGCCCACCGCCACCGACATCGCCTTCGCGCTGGCCGTCCTCGCCGTCATCGGCACCTCGCTGCCGAGCGCCCTGCGGGCCTTCCTGCTGACTCTCGCCGTCGTCGACGACCTGTTCGCCATCCTGATCATCGCGGTCTTCTTCACCGAGTCGCTGAACTTCGCCGCGCTCGGCGGTGCCGTCGCGGGTCTCGCCGTCTTCTGGCTGCTGCTGCGCACGGGCGTGCGCGGCTGGTACGTCTACATCCCGCTGGCGCTCGTCATCTGGGGCCTGATGTACAACAGCGGCGTCCACGCCACCATCGCCGGTGTCGCCATGGGCCTGATGCTGCGCTGCCACCGCAGGGAGGGCGAGGAGCACTCCCCGGGCGAGCACATCGAGCACCTGGTACGGCCCCTGTCGGCGGGCCTGGCCGTACCGCTGTTCGCCCTGTTCAGCGCGGGCGTGTCCGTCTCCGGCGGGGCGCTCGCCGACGTGTTCACCCGGCCGGAGACGCTCGGGGTGGTCCTCGGGCTCGTCGTCGGCAAGACGCTCGGCATCTTCGGCGGCACCTGGCTGACGGCGCGTTTCACCCGGGCCTCGCTCAGCGACGAGCTCGCCTGGGCCGACGTCTTCGCGGTGGCGACGCTGGCCGGGATCGGCTTCACCGTCTCGCTGCTCATCGGCGAGCTGGCCTTCGAGGGCGACGCGGCGCTGACCGCTGAGGTCAAGGCCGCCGTCCTGAGCGGCTCCCTGATCGCGGCCTGCCTGGCGACCGTGCTGCTGCGCATCCGGAACGCCAAGTACCGCAAGCTGACCGAGGCCGAGGAGCGCGACGAGGACCTCAGCGGCATCCCGGACATCTACGAGGAGGACGACCCGGCCTACCACCTGCGCATGGCCGCCATCTACGACCGGAAGGCCGCCGAGCACCGGCGGATCGCCCAGGAGAAGACCGCCGAGCGCCACGGGGTTGCCGAAGTGGCGGGCGGGGCAGGCGAGGAGAGCGACGGTCCGGCATGATCTGACGAGACGGTACAAAAGACGGGACCGTACGCAGTCGGGAAGAGACGGCAGCCACGGAACCGCAGGCACGAGAGGGAGACCGCGATGAGCGCACCCGACGGCAGCCCGGTCGGCACCGAACGCAGCATCGGCCAGCTGTTCGCCTCGGCGACCACGGAATTGTCGGCGCTGGTGCACGACGAGATCGCGCTGGCCAAGGCGCAGCTCAAGCAGGACGTCAAGCGCGGCGCGACCAGCGGCGGGGCCTTCTCGCTGGCGGGCGCGATGCTGCTGTTCTCGCTGCCGATGCTGAACTTCGCCCTCGCCTACGGCATCCGCACCTGGAGCCACTGGAACCTGGCGATCTGCTTCCTGCTGTCCTTCGCGGCCAATGTGCTGGTCGCCGCGGCCCTCGCGCTGATCGGCGTGGTCTTCGCCAAGAAGGCCAGGAAGGGCCGCGGACCGCAGAAGGTCGCCGCCTCGGTGAAGCAGACCGCGGGCGTGCTGCAGAAGGCCAAGCCGCACCCGCGGGCGGAGCTGCCGCAGGACCGCGGTCCCGAGGCCATCGAGGCTGTGGCACGCTCGTCCTCATGACGGGCTCCTCCACCCCTCCGGGTCAGTCCCCCTCGGCGCGACCCGCCTCGGTCGTACGCCTCGACGTGCCCGGCGGGCGTGAGGTGATCCACCGGGACGTCGCCGCCAACGGCGCCCGCTTCCACATCGCCGAGCTGGGCGACGGGCCGCTGGTGCTGCTGCTGCACGGCTTCCCGCAGTTCTGGTGGGCGTGGCGGCACCAGCTCGTGGCGCTCGCCGACGCGGGCTTCCGCGCGGTCGCCATGGACCTGCGCGGCGTCGGCGGCAGCGACCGCACCCCGCGCGGCTACGACCCGGCGGGCCTCGCCCTCGACATCACCGGCGTGGTCCGCTCCCTCGGCGAACCGGACGCCGCGCTGGTCGGCCACGACCTGGGCGGCTACCTGGCGTGGACGGCGGCCGCCATGCGCCCCAAGCTGGTCCGGCGGCTCGCGGTGGCCTCCATGCCGCACCCGCGCCGCTGGCGCTCGGCGATGCTCGCCGACCTCCGGCAGACGCGGGCCGGCTCCCACATCTGGGGGTTCCAGCGCCCCTGGATCCCGGAACGGCAGCTCACCGCCGACGACGGCACGCTGGTGGGCCGGCTGATCAGGGACTGGTCCGGCCCGCGCGGTGTGGACGACGAGGCGGTGGAGGTCTACCGCCGCGCCATGTGCATCCCGTCCACGGCACACTGCTCCATCGAGCCCTACCGCTGGCTGGTGCGGTCGCTGGCCCGCCCGGACGGCATCCAGTTCTACCGGCGGATGAAGCGGCCCGTGCGCGTGCCGACCCTGCATCTGCACGGCTCGCTCGACCCCGTGGTCCGGGCGCGCAGCGCCGCCGGATCCGCCGAGTACGTCGAAGCGCCGTACCGGTGGCGGCTGTTCGACGGCCTCGGGCACTTCCCGCACGAGGAGGACCCGGTCGCCTTCTCCTCCGAACTGATCAACTGGCTGAAGGATCCCGAGCCCGATCGATGACCGAACGGGCACACGTGGACTCCGAACCGAAAGTCCGTTCCATGATCGACCACTTGCCCGGCGCATAGGCCAATTGAGGGCCCGCCAGGCGGTTATGGACCATCAGGCGGGGGCACAGGTCCGGGTATGGGCTGGACGCACGACTACAGTGACGCAGCACGCGACCGCCGTTCCGCGGGTGGTGTGAGCACCCACCAGCGAGGCGGCGCCTCGCAACTGGCGGAGACGGACCCTCGCGTGGGCATTCCGCACATCCTGCGCCGCCGGGCCCGCTGGGTCTCGGTGCGCCTGCGCCACGCCCGCGACTGACAGGCCCTGCCTAGAGCGCGCAGCTGTCGCTGTCCACCTGCTGGTTCGCGGTGCGGCCCCGGGCGATGTCCTCCCGGATCTCGTCCACGGTGAGCGCGTATCCCGTCTCGGCGTCGTCGAGGGACTTGGCGAAGACCACGCCGTAGACCTCGCCGTCCGGGGTGAGCAGCGGGCCGCCGGAGTTGCCCTGGCGGACGGTCGCGTACAGCGAGTACACGTCCCGGCGCACGGTGTCGCGGTGGTAGATGTCCGGGCCGTTGGCCGTGATGCGGCCGCGCACGCGCGCGGCGCGCACGTCGTACGCCCCGTTCTCCGGGAAGCCGGCCACGATGGCGCTGTCCCCGCTGCCCGCGTCCTCCTCCGAGAACCGCAGCGCGGGCGCCCGGAGGTCCGGCACGTCCAGCACTGCGATGTCGCGCCGCCAGTCGTAGAGGACGACCGTCGCGTCGTACCTGCGGCCCTCGCCGCCTATCTGGACGACGGGTTCGTCGACGCCGCCGACGACGTGGGCGTTGGTCATCACCCGGCGCTCACCGAAGACGAAGCCGGTGCCCTCCAGCACCTTGGCGCAGCCGGTGGCCGTACCGGTGACCTTGACGATGGAGCGCTGGGCGCGGGTGGCGACGGCGCTGTCGGCCAGGGCCGGGTCCGGGGGCCGGACGTCGGTGATCGGCTCGTTGGCGAACGGGCTGAAGACCTGCGGGAAGCCGTTCTGCGCGAGGACGGAGGAGAAGTCGGCGAACCAGGTGTCGGCCTGCGCGGGCAGCGCCCGGGAGACGCCGAGCAGCACCTTGGAGCCGCGGACCTCCTTGCCGACCGTCGGCAGGGTGGTGCCCGCCAGCGCCGAGCCGATCAGCCAGGCGACCAGCAGCATCGCGACGACGTTGACGAGGGCGCCGCCGGTGGCGTCCAGGGCGCGGGCGGGGGTCCAGGTGATGTACCGGCGCAGTTTGTTGCCGAGGTGGGTGGTCAGGGCCTGGCCCACGGAGGCGCAGACGATCACCACGACGACCGCCACGACGGCGGCGGCGGTGCTCACCTCCGCGCTGTCCGTCAGCACGTCCCAGGCGACGGGCAGCGCGTAGACGGCGACGAGGCCGCCGCCGAGGAAGCCGATCACCGACAGGATGCCGACGACGAAGCCCTGGCGGTAGCCGACGACCGCGAACCAGACGGCGGCGATCAGCAACAGGATGTCCAGCACGTTCACCGATTCCGGCCTCGCCTCGTCGTCTTCCGCTCCCACCGCCCCGGACCGGGCTCCGGCCCGCCGCGCGACGGCAGCGGCGGCGGGACACGGCGTCCCCCGGGGACACACAGCACGTCGGCCACCTTGTCACGACCGCCAGTCGAGCGGGACCTGCCGGTCCCGGTCCCAGGGCCGCTCCCAGCCCGCGTAGTGCAGCAGCCGGTCGATGATCCCGGCCGTGAAGCCCCACACCAGGGCCGATTCGACCAGGAATGCCGGACCGCTGTGGCCGGAGGGGTGGACGGCGGTGGCGCGGTGGGCGGGGTCCGTGAGATCCGCCACGGGGACCGTGAAGACCCGTGCCGTCTCGTTCGGATCGACGACGCCGACCGGGCTGGGCTCCCGCCACCAGGCCAGCACGGGCGTGACGACGAAGCCGCTGACCGGGATGTAGAGCCTCGGCAGCACGCCGAAGAGCTGGACACCGGAAGGGTCGAGTCCGGTCTCCTCCTCTGCCTCCCGCAGGGCGGCCCGCAGCGGGCCGTCGCCCTCCGGGTCGCCGTCCTGCGGGTCGAGGGCGCCGCCGGGGAAGGAGGGCTGACCCGCGTGCGAGCGCAGCGAGCTCGCCCGCTCCATCAACAGCAGCTCGGGGCCCCGCTCGCCCTCGCCGAACAGGATCAGTACGGCCGACGGCCGCCCGGCACCGTCCTCGGGCGGCAGGAAGCGGCTGAGCTGCCGGGGCTGGACCGTCTCCGCCGCCCGCACCACCGGGTCCAGCCAGCCCGGCAGCCCTTCCGTGCTGAGCGTCACGTCCGGTGTCCTGCTCACGCGTGTCATCGCCACCCCCGTCGTCCTGCCCTGCTCAACGCCCGGTACCGAGGAGATCGTTCCGTCACCCGGCCCCCAGCGGGGGCGCCGGCCTGCCGCCCGCGTCCAGGTACGCCTGTGGGGGCTTCAGACGCTGGCCGGGGAAGCCGCCCTTCTCGTACTTGAGCAGTTTCCTCGCCTTCTCCGGATCGGTCTCCCCCTCGCCGTACGCCGGGCAGAGCGGGGCGATGGGGCAGGCGCCGCAGGCGGGCTTGCGGGCGTGGCAGATCCGGCGGCCGTGCCAGATGACGTGGTGCGAGAGGTCCGTCCAGTCGCTCTTGGGGAACAGGGCGCCGACGGCGGCCTCGATCTTGTCCGGGTCGGTCTCGTCGGTCCACTTCCAGCGGCGCACCAGCCGCTGGAAGTGCGTGTCCACGGTGATGCCGGGGCGGCCGAAGGCATTGCCGAGGACGACGAACGCCGTCTTGCGGCCGACGCCCGGCAGCTTCACGAGGTCCTCGAGGCGCCCGGGGACCTCGCCGCCGAACTCCTCCGTGAGGGCCTTCGACAGCCCGATCACCGAGCGGGTCTTGGCCCGGAAGAACCCGCAGGGCCGGAGGATCTCCTCGACCTCCTCGGGGACGGCGGCGGCCAGGTCCTCCGGCGTGGGGTACTTCGCGAACAGGGCCGGGGTGGTCTGGTTGACGCGCAGGTCGGTGGTCTGCGCGGACAGGACCGTGGCGACCAGGAGCTGGAAGGGGTTGTCGAAGTCCAGCTCCGGGTGGGCGTACGGGTAGACCTCGGCGAGCTCGCGGTCGATCCGGCGGGCGCGGCGCACCAGCGCGGTGCGTGACTCCTCCCGGGGCGCCCGGGCGGCGACGGTCTTCACCGGGGCGGTGCCCTCCACGTCGACGGTGGTCCGCTCGGGGACGACGGCGGGCTTCCTGGCGCGGCCCGCCGCCGCGACGACCGGCCGCCCGGCGGATCTCTTCACGGCCGCGGACTTCTTGGCCGGGGCCTTCTTGGCGGCCGCCTTCTTGGCCGGGGCCTTCTTGGCCGCCGCCTTCTTGGCCGCCGCCTTCTTGGCCGGGGCCTTCTTGGCCGACGGCTTCCCGGCCGCCGCCTGCCCGGCAGGGGTCTCGGACGCCTCCCCGGCGGAGGTCGCGCTCGCCGTGTCCCGCTCGGTGACGGCCTTCTTCCCGGCCGCCCGTTTTGTCCTTTTCGCCGTTTTACTTCCACTCTCCGAGCTCTGTTCGCCCACAGCGGAATCGCGTCGTGCAACCACCCGTCCAGCCCCCCTCGGCCTGCGCTCTCACCGGCGTTTTGGACACCCGGCCAGCCTACGGCCCGGCACCGACATCCGCCCCGGACCCCGAAGATCGGCGTCCAATTGGACCCCTGCCGCGTACCCCGAGACACGTGTGCGGCATCCTTGTGACAGATCACACTGTTTGGACCGTCCGGCAAAATGGGCACCACGGTCCCCTGGTACACGCGGGAACAAGATCCCCTGAGCAGGTCGACAAGGAGAGAACTCGTGGACGACGTTCTGCGGCGCAACCCGCTCTTCGCGGCGCTCGACGATGAGCAGGCCGCGGAACTCCGCGCCTCCATGAGTGAGGTGACCCTCGCCCGCGGTGACTCGCTGTTCCACGAGGGCGACCCCGGAGACCGCCTGTACGTGGTCACGGAAGGCAAGGTCAAGCTCCACCGCACGTCCCCCGACGGCCGCGAGAACATGCTGGCCGTCGTCGGCCCCGGCGAGCTGATCGGCGAGCTGTCGCTCTTCGACCCGGGCCCGCGCACGGCGACCGCCACCGCGCTGACGGAGGTCAAGCTGCTGGGCCTCGGCCACGGTGACCTCCAGCCCTGGCTGAACGCCCGCCCCGAGGTGGCCGCGGCCCTGCTGCGCGCCGTCGCCCGCCGTCTGCGCAAGACCAACGACGCCATGTCCGACCTGGTCTTCTCCGACGTCCCCGGCCGGGTCGCCCGCGCCCTGCTGGACCTGTCCCGCCGCTTCGGCGTGCAGTCCGAGGAGGGCATCCACGTCGTGCACGACCTGACGCAGGAGGAGCTGGCCCAGCTGGTCGGCGCCTCCCGCGAGACGGTCAACAAGGCCCTGGCGGACTTCGCCCAGCGCGGCTGGCTGCGCCTGGAGGCCCGCGCGGTGATCCTGCTGGACGTCGAACGGCTCGCCAAGCGCTCGCGCTGACGCCGCCGTGCCGCGCACGCGGCCGGCCGTGCGCGCACGCGCGTACCGACGCCGTCGAGGTCCCGTCCCCCCGTCACCGTCCGGGAGGCGGGACCTCGTACGTCGTCCCCGGCCGGGCGGGCGCCCGCGGCTAGGGTCTTTCGTTCGGGTCAGGCCGGATCAGGGAGCGGGGTCTGGGGCCGTGCATCGCGCGGCGGCGGAGGGCGCCATGGCGCAGCCATGGCAACCGACGACGACGCGGCGGTGGGGGTCCCTCCCGCGCGCG
It contains:
- the nth gene encoding endonuclease III encodes the protein MGEQSSESGSKTAKRTKRAAGKKAVTERDTASATSAGEASETPAGQAAAGKPSAKKAPAKKAAAKKAAAKKAPAKKAAAKKAPAKKSAAVKRSAGRPVVAAAGRARKPAVVPERTTVDVEGTAPVKTVAARAPREESRTALVRRARRIDRELAEVYPYAHPELDFDNPFQLLVATVLSAQTTDLRVNQTTPALFAKYPTPEDLAAAVPEEVEEILRPCGFFRAKTRSVIGLSKALTEEFGGEVPGRLEDLVKLPGVGRKTAFVVLGNAFGRPGITVDTHFQRLVRRWKWTDETDPDKIEAAVGALFPKSDWTDLSHHVIWHGRRICHARKPACGACPIAPLCPAYGEGETDPEKARKLLKYEKGGFPGQRLKPPQAYLDAGGRPAPPLGAG
- the acs gene encoding acetate--CoA ligase gives rise to the protein MSNESLANLLRENRRFAPPAELAANANVTAEAYEQAKADRLGFWAEQARRLSWAKEPSETLDWSNPPFAKWFKDGTLNVAYNCVDRHVEAGLGDRVAIHFEGEPGDSRAITYAQLKDEVSKAANALLELGVRKGDRVAIYMPMIPETAIAMLACARIGAAHSVVFGGFSSDALATRIQDADARVVITADGGYRRGKPSALKPAVDEAAERAGNVEHVLVVRRTGQDVAWNDSRDLWWHEVVGRQSAEHTPEAFEAEHPLFILYTSGTTGKPKGILHTSGGYLTQTAYTHWAVFDLKPETDVYWCTADVGWVTGHSYIVYGPLANGATQVMYEGTPDTPHQGRFWEIVQKYGVTILYTAPTAIRTFMKWGDDIPAKFDLSSLRILGSVGEPINPEAWVWYRKNIGADRTPVVDTWWQTETGAMMISPLPGVTEAKPGSAQRPLPGISATVVDDEANEVPNGGGGYLVLTEPWPSMLRTIWGDDQRFVDTYWSRFEGRYFAGDGAKKDDDGDIWLLGRVDDVMLVSGHNISTTEVESALVSHPAVAEAAVVGAADETTGQAIVAFVILRGTAAETEDLVAELRGHVGATLGPIAKPQRILPVAELPKTRSGKIMRRLLRDVAENRQLGDVTTLTDSTVMDLIQAKLPKAPSED
- a CDS encoding MarP family serine protease; protein product: MNVLDILLLIAAVWFAVVGYRQGFVVGILSVIGFLGGGLVAVYALPVAWDVLTDSAEVSTAAAVVAVVVVIVCASVGQALTTHLGNKLRRYITWTPARALDATGGALVNVVAMLLVAWLIGSALAGTTLPTVGKEVRGSKVLLGVSRALPAQADTWFADFSSVLAQNGFPQVFSPFANEPITDVRPPDPALADSAVATRAQRSIVKVTGTATGCAKVLEGTGFVFGERRVMTNAHVVGGVDEPVVQIGGEGRRYDATVVLYDWRRDIAVLDVPDLRAPALRFSEEDAGSGDSAIVAGFPENGAYDVRAARVRGRITANGPDIYHRDTVRRDVYSLYATVRQGNSGGPLLTPDGEVYGVVFAKSLDDAETGYALTVDEIREDIARGRTANQQVDSDSCAL
- the nhaA gene encoding Na+/H+ antiporter NhaA translates to MPAPRTTRKLFGRLSLPERTFVTDALRTETVGGVLLLAAAIAALIWANIPALHDSYESISHFHFGPGTLGLNLSVAHWAADGLLAIFFFVAGIELKRELVAGDLKDPKAAALPVVAALCGMAAPALVYTVTSVAGGGSLAGWAVPTATDIAFALAVLAVIGTSLPSALRAFLLTLAVVDDLFAILIIAVFFTESLNFAALGGAVAGLAVFWLLLRTGVRGWYVYIPLALVIWGLMYNSGVHATIAGVAMGLMLRCHRREGEEHSPGEHIEHLVRPLSAGLAVPLFALFSAGVSVSGGALADVFTRPETLGVVLGLVVGKTLGIFGGTWLTARFTRASLSDELAWADVFAVATLAGIGFTVSLLIGELAFEGDAALTAEVKAAVLSGSLIAACLATVLLRIRNAKYRKLTEAEERDEDLSGIPDIYEEDDPAYHLRMAAIYDRKAAEHRRIAQEKTAERHGVAEVAGGAGEESDGPA
- a CDS encoding Crp/Fnr family transcriptional regulator, with the translated sequence MDDVLRRNPLFAALDDEQAAELRASMSEVTLARGDSLFHEGDPGDRLYVVTEGKVKLHRTSPDGRENMLAVVGPGELIGELSLFDPGPRTATATALTEVKLLGLGHGDLQPWLNARPEVAAALLRAVARRLRKTNDAMSDLVFSDVPGRVARALLDLSRRFGVQSEEGIHVVHDLTQEELAQLVGASRETVNKALADFAQRGWLRLEARAVILLDVERLAKRSR
- a CDS encoding phage holin family protein, which codes for MSAPDGSPVGTERSIGQLFASATTELSALVHDEIALAKAQLKQDVKRGATSGGAFSLAGAMLLFSLPMLNFALAYGIRTWSHWNLAICFLLSFAANVLVAAALALIGVVFAKKARKGRGPQKVAASVKQTAGVLQKAKPHPRAELPQDRGPEAIEAVARSSS
- a CDS encoding NUDIX hydrolase, coding for MTRVSRTPDVTLSTEGLPGWLDPVVRAAETVQPRQLSRFLPPEDGAGRPSAVLILFGEGERGPELLLMERASSLRSHAGQPSFPGGALDPQDGDPEGDGPLRAALREAEEETGLDPSGVQLFGVLPRLYIPVSGFVVTPVLAWWREPSPVGVVDPNETARVFTVPVADLTDPAHRATAVHPSGHSGPAFLVESALVWGFTAGIIDRLLHYAGWERPWDRDRQVPLDWRS
- a CDS encoding alpha/beta fold hydrolase, translating into MTGSSTPPGQSPSARPASVVRLDVPGGREVIHRDVAANGARFHIAELGDGPLVLLLHGFPQFWWAWRHQLVALADAGFRAVAMDLRGVGGSDRTPRGYDPAGLALDITGVVRSLGEPDAALVGHDLGGYLAWTAAAMRPKLVRRLAVASMPHPRRWRSAMLADLRQTRAGSHIWGFQRPWIPERQLTADDGTLVGRLIRDWSGPRGVDDEAVEVYRRAMCIPSTAHCSIEPYRWLVRSLARPDGIQFYRRMKRPVRVPTLHLHGSLDPVVRARSAAGSAEYVEAPYRWRLFDGLGHFPHEEDPVAFSSELINWLKDPEPDR